The Anopheles coluzzii chromosome 2, AcolN3, whole genome shotgun sequence genome window below encodes:
- the LOC120951747 gene encoding serine protease SP24D-like, whose protein sequence is MNFSMAVAVLLAVVSIAHANVVGRVADGSDARRGQFPYQVAMTLKRQTVCGGVMVHERFFLTAAHCFFKGETPLPLEQLNVFYGSEKLFSNGRYNRVKTVHFHEQYDHGTKYDLAVVEVKRKFDLTSASRPVEFGQEAFGENLLATVTGYGRNTVEGNMAFRLKYAQLTSLPDSQCREAMGEDYYEGVFCLDTSAGAGFCLGDYGGPAVFEDRLVGVGSYTVGGKCEAGLPDVFVDVGHFSEWVQSVLEAEPAETQ, encoded by the exons ATGAACTTCTCGATGGCAGTTGCTGTGTTGTTGGCAGTGGTGTCCATTGCGCACGCCAATGTAGTTGGACGTGTTGCTGATGGCAGTGACGCCCGACGGGGTCAGTTCCCGTACCAGGTGGCAATGACGCTCAAGCGCCAAACCGTGTGCGGTGGCGTTATGGTGCATGAACGCTTCTTCCTTACCGCTGCCCATTGCTTCTTCAAGGGTGAAACTCC ACTCCCACTGGAGCAGCTGAACGTGTTCTACGGCTCGGAAAAGCTCTTCTCCAACGGTCGGTACAATCGCGTCAAAACGGTACACTTCCACGAACAGTACGATCACGGCACCAAGTACGATCTGGCCGTGGTGGAGGTAAAGCGCAAGTTTGATCTCACGTCCGCCTCCCGGCCGGTAGAGTTCGGACAGGAAGCGTTCGGTGAAAACTTGCTCGCCACCGTTACCGGCTACGGGCGCAACACCGTCGAGGGTAACATGGCATTCCGGCTGAAGTATGCCCAGCTTACCTCGCTGCCCGATTCCCAGTGCCGGGAAGCGATGGGAGAGGACTATTATGAAGGTGTCTTCTGTCTGGATACAAGTGCCGGAGCTGGATTCTGTTTG GGTGACTATGGTGGTCCGGCCGTGTTTGAGGACCGCCTGGTGGGCGTTGGCAGCTACACGGTTGGCGGCAAGTGTGAAGCGGGTCTGCCGGACGTGTTCGTCGATGTCGGGCACTTCAGCGAGTGGGTCCAGTCGGTACTCGAGGCAGAGCCAGCGGAAACACAGTGA